A single genomic interval of Bradyrhizobium sp. AZCC 1693 harbors:
- a CDS encoding putative quinol monooxygenase — protein MIYVIATTPMKPENKDDFIKGHKACTAETLKEKGCISYDGHVSVNDPNLYVVVERWETRDDLNAHGRAPHMKVWREYSSQMKTAPTVIEIISDGKVEKF, from the coding sequence ATGATCTACGTCATCGCCACCACGCCGATGAAGCCGGAAAACAAGGATGACTTCATCAAGGGGCACAAGGCCTGTACCGCCGAAACGCTCAAGGAGAAGGGCTGCATCTCCTATGACGGCCATGTCAGCGTGAATGATCCCAACCTGTATGTGGTGGTGGAGCGCTGGGAGACCCGCGACGACCTCAACGCGCATGGCCGCGCGCCCCATATGAAGGTGTGGCGGGAATATTCCTCGCAGATGAAGACGGCGCCGACAGTGATCGAGATCATCAGCGACGGCAAGGTGGAGAAGTTCTGA
- a CDS encoding urease accessory protein UreD, whose amino-acid sequence MRTDSTRASSATFAANRAQGAVRFGVHLQDGVTRRGDLHESGSLRVRFPSPEQEGLSGVFVNTAGGIAGGDRFDIDIAAGEGTRLTLTTAAAEKVYRAPGAAAQLSIALKAKSGAHLAWLPQETILFDRARIVRRIDIDLAEDASLLLCEIVVFGRAAMGEKMLHGEFIDRWRLRRGGKLVFAETVRLDGDIGEKLARPAIANGGVAIGTALIVPGDEALVQRIREACGTFGGEVGISSWNGFAMARFCAQDAARLRADMMAVLGRASGVALPRLWLN is encoded by the coding sequence ATGCGGACCGATAGCACGCGCGCGAGTTCAGCGACGTTCGCGGCCAACCGCGCCCAGGGCGCGGTCAGGTTCGGCGTGCATCTGCAGGATGGCGTCACCCGCCGCGGCGACTTGCATGAATCCGGCTCGCTGCGCGTGCGTTTTCCTTCCCCTGAGCAAGAGGGGCTGTCGGGTGTGTTCGTCAACACGGCTGGCGGCATTGCCGGAGGCGACCGTTTCGATATCGATATCGCGGCAGGCGAAGGGACGCGGCTGACGCTGACGACGGCGGCTGCCGAGAAGGTCTATCGCGCGCCGGGTGCAGCTGCCCAGCTCAGCATCGCCCTGAAGGCAAAGAGCGGCGCACACCTCGCCTGGTTGCCGCAGGAGACTATCCTGTTCGACCGCGCGCGAATTGTCAGGCGCATCGATATCGACCTTGCCGAAGACGCTTCACTCCTGCTCTGCGAAATTGTGGTGTTCGGCCGCGCGGCAATGGGCGAAAAGATGCTGCACGGCGAGTTCATCGACCGCTGGCGCCTGCGCCGCGGCGGAAAGCTCGTGTTCGCGGAAACCGTCCGGCTCGACGGCGACATCGGCGAAAAGCTGGCGCGGCCGGCGATTGCCAACGGCGGCGTCGCCATCGGCACCGCGCTGATCGTGCCCGGCGATGAGGCGCTGGTGCAGCGGATCCGCGAAGCGTGCGGGACGTTCGGCGGCGAGGTCGGCATCTCCTCATGGAATGGATTTGCAATGGCCCGTTTCTGTGCCCAAGATGCGGCCCGGCTCCGCGCCGATATGATGGCTGTGCTCGGCCGCGCCAGCGGCGTGGCGCTACCCCGGCTATGGCTCAACTAG
- a CDS encoding LabA-like NYN domain-containing protein, which yields MSPSARTALFIDGANLYATARALGFDIDYRRLLREFQDRGTLLRAFYYTAIVEDQEYTSIRPLVDWLDYNGYTVVTKPTKEFVDAGGRRKVKGSMSIELAVNAMELADRIDAMVLFSGDGDFRPLLKAMQRRGVHVTVVSTLATQPAMVADELRRQADVFLDLAELKPKLGRDPAERPAQREIRQQPLQFSSRATVNGNELAKQNS from the coding sequence ATGTCACCATCTGCCAGAACGGCTCTCTTCATCGATGGCGCCAATTTGTACGCGACCGCCAGAGCGCTCGGTTTCGACATCGACTACAGGCGCCTGCTCAGGGAATTCCAGGACCGCGGCACGCTATTGCGGGCCTTCTATTACACCGCGATTGTCGAGGATCAGGAATATACATCCATCCGTCCCCTGGTCGATTGGCTCGACTATAACGGCTACACCGTCGTCACCAAGCCCACCAAGGAATTCGTCGACGCCGGCGGCCGCCGCAAGGTGAAGGGCAGCATGAGCATCGAGCTTGCCGTCAATGCGATGGAGCTCGCCGATCGTATCGACGCAATGGTTCTGTTCTCGGGTGATGGAGATTTTCGCCCGCTGCTGAAGGCAATGCAGCGCCGCGGCGTGCACGTTACCGTGGTCTCCACATTGGCCACCCAGCCGGCGATGGTGGCTGACGAATTGCGGCGTCAGGCCGACGTTTTCCTTGATCTTGCGGAATTGAAGCCGAAGCTCGGGCGCGATCCGGCCGAGCGGCCGGCACAACGCGAGATTCGCCAGCAACCGTTGCAATTTTCGTCGCGCGCAACGGTCAATGGAAATGAGCTCGCGAAGCAGAATTCCTGA
- a CDS encoding urease subunit beta, giving the protein MIPGERFIKDGDIELNAGRKTVTLTVANTGDRPIQVGSHYHFFETNPALKFDRKKSRGMRLDIAAGTAVRFEPGQTRDVQLVALAGKRVIYGFRGEVQGKL; this is encoded by the coding sequence ATGATCCCCGGCGAACGCTTCATCAAGGACGGCGACATCGAACTCAATGCCGGCCGCAAGACAGTGACACTCACCGTCGCCAACACCGGCGACCGCCCGATCCAGGTCGGCTCGCACTACCATTTCTTCGAAACCAATCCCGCGCTGAAATTCGACCGCAAGAAATCCCGCGGCATGCGGCTCGACATCGCCGCCGGCACCGCCGTGCGCTTCGAGCCCGGCCAGACCCGCGACGTGCAACTCGTGGCGCTGGCCGGCAAGCGCGTCATCTACGGTTTTCGCGGCGAGGTGCAGGGGAAACTATGA
- a CDS encoding putative quinol monooxygenase, whose amino-acid sequence MIYVVATLTVKPETRAEFIAAATACIKETRKEPGNIAYDLHESVTDPSKMVFVEQWENAEALVPHRGAEHMKTFGRVAVKCMSAPPKIEVITPEKVDVR is encoded by the coding sequence GTGATTTACGTCGTTGCCACGCTGACCGTGAAGCCTGAAACGCGCGCCGAATTCATTGCGGCGGCCACTGCCTGCATCAAGGAAACCCGGAAAGAGCCGGGCAACATCGCCTATGATCTGCATGAAAGCGTCACCGATCCCTCCAAGATGGTGTTCGTCGAGCAGTGGGAAAATGCCGAAGCGCTGGTGCCGCATCGTGGCGCCGAACACATGAAGACGTTCGGCCGGGTCGCCGTGAAATGCATGTCGGCGCCGCCGAAGATCGAAGTGATCACGCCCGAAAAGGTCGACGTCCGCTAA
- a CDS encoding NepR family anti-sigma factor: MKEVKKQGGLNAEIQSRIGHQLRAMYDDVVRQGVPDRFAELIRKLDGPEAAAAQIDETAKNDGRD, encoded by the coding sequence ATGAAGGAAGTAAAGAAGCAGGGCGGGCTTAACGCCGAGATTCAATCCAGGATCGGGCACCAGCTCCGCGCCATGTATGACGACGTGGTCCGACAAGGTGTGCCGGATCGCTTTGCAGAGCTGATCCGGAAGCTCGATGGGCCGGAAGCGGCGGCGGCCCAGATCGACGAAACAGCAAAAAATGACGGGAGGGACTAA
- a CDS encoding urease accessory protein UreF, protein MLMTTSEPAPSEAGSGMNADEAAALYRMMTWLSPSFPVGAFSYSSGIEWAVEAGDITGAASLRDWLAAMLGDGSGFCDAVFLAQAHRAASARDEIALCEIAELAAAFVPSRERQLETSTQGRAFIEIARSAWACDGLDGMIAACGGAMVYPVAVGIVSAAHAVPLAPAMHAFLHAVVSNWISAGARLVPLGQTDSQRILASLEAEVAATASRALTASLDDLGSVTFRADLASLRHETQYTRLFRS, encoded by the coding sequence ATGCTCATGACCACAAGTGAGCCCGCGCCGAGCGAGGCGGGCAGCGGAATGAATGCGGATGAGGCGGCGGCGCTGTACCGGATGATGACCTGGCTGTCGCCATCCTTTCCGGTCGGCGCCTTCTCCTATTCCAGCGGCATCGAATGGGCGGTGGAGGCGGGCGACATCACGGGTGCCGCGTCGCTGCGCGACTGGCTGGCCGCGATGCTCGGCGATGGCTCGGGCTTCTGCGACGCTGTGTTCCTGGCGCAGGCGCATCGCGCCGCATCGGCGCGGGACGAGATCGCCTTGTGCGAGATTGCCGAACTCGCGGCCGCGTTCGTGCCCTCGCGCGAGCGCCAGCTCGAGACCTCGACGCAGGGCCGCGCCTTCATCGAGATCGCACGCTCGGCCTGGGCCTGCGACGGGCTCGACGGCATGATCGCCGCTTGCGGCGGGGCTATGGTTTATCCCGTCGCGGTCGGAATCGTCAGCGCGGCGCACGCCGTTCCGCTGGCGCCGGCGATGCACGCTTTCCTGCATGCCGTGGTGTCGAACTGGATTTCCGCCGGCGCCCGGCTGGTGCCGCTCGGGCAAACCGACAGCCAGCGCATTCTCGCAAGCCTCGAAGCCGAAGTCGCCGCCACCGCCAGCCGCGCGCTCACGGCTTCGCTCGACGATCTCGGAAGCGTCACCTTCCGCGCCGATCTCGCCAGCCTGCGCCACGAAACGCAGTATACGCGGCTGTTCCGGTCATGA
- a CDS encoding sigma-70 family RNA polymerase sigma factor, translating to MPLTDSLRDDILASVPSLRAFAISLSGNGDRADDLVQETLLRAIANIDSFQPGSNLPAWLFTILRNLFRSDYRKRRREVEDAEGNYAKTLKTQPAQNAHLEFEEFRTALDKLPQDQREALILVGASGFSYEDAAAICGCAVGTIKSRVNRARSKLSALLYVDGAEDFGPDETVRAVIGGNGG from the coding sequence ATGCCTCTCACAGACTCTCTTCGCGACGACATTTTGGCGTCGGTACCCAGCCTGCGCGCGTTCGCGATCTCGCTCTCAGGCAATGGTGATCGTGCGGACGACCTGGTTCAGGAGACGTTGCTACGCGCCATTGCCAACATTGACTCGTTCCAGCCCGGCTCGAACCTGCCGGCTTGGCTGTTCACCATCTTGCGCAACCTTTTCCGCTCGGACTACCGGAAGCGGCGGCGCGAGGTGGAGGACGCCGAGGGCAATTACGCGAAAACCCTGAAGACCCAGCCGGCGCAGAACGCGCATCTGGAATTCGAGGAGTTTCGCACCGCGCTCGACAAGCTGCCGCAGGACCAGCGCGAAGCGTTGATCCTGGTCGGCGCCTCCGGCTTCTCCTATGAGGACGCCGCCGCCATCTGCGGCTGCGCGGTCGGCACTATCAAGAGCCGCGTCAACCGCGCCCGCTCGAAACTCTCCGCGCTGCTCTATGTCGATGGCGCCGAGGATTTCGGACCGGACGAGACCGTGCGCGCCGTGATCGGCGGCAACGGCGGCTGA
- a CDS encoding CHASE domain-containing protein, translating into MVRLGFIIGFIALIGILLSGLAAYRVHDQELAIDGIALSRAIDVHASLVQDRLTERELLARVASGLFRAPSAVKANMLQPLRSAIYAFKTDFVIANWIARLKPGDLVVAQAELKSAGFTNPTIRDFDDKPLDIKAIDKPLDVLMDLEPRSADTLGFPGRAYDRHSVIGPMLAKAAETGKPVASDPIPLLRKNGPIGIVLASAILKEGSAEPAGFVTFSYELAPLMLTNDDRSLFSVVLKDPDDASDEYVANDQGVITLREVRQGDPLPSVVRTVTFGGRDWSLGYYAKNNAVQRAQQTAIIVAAIGFALTGIVCGLFGYVAYNNLRLSREIQVRIGFERRLTAVIDELNHRVKNILAVIQSIVTRTLRHGSDMDVSRELLIGRIHAMSNVVTLLSESQWQGVKLRGLFESRAIPHADRIVVNGPDIAVSARAAQSLSLLFFELASHSDEGLSLVGKHPHIVANWEISGEEPDTVFHFRWEEFNTSAATRREDSDFGLILLDRVAPEALGGTAKRYFTDVSYVYELTAPMVTVVDMTERDRTEQISAPVRPVR; encoded by the coding sequence GTGGTTCGGCTGGGCTTCATTATCGGCTTCATCGCACTGATCGGAATTCTGCTCTCCGGTCTCGCGGCCTATCGCGTCCACGACCAGGAACTGGCGATCGACGGCATCGCGCTTTCGCGCGCGATCGATGTCCATGCCAGCCTGGTGCAGGACCGGTTGACCGAGCGCGAGTTGCTCGCACGCGTTGCATCCGGATTGTTTCGCGCGCCGTCGGCGGTGAAGGCCAATATGCTGCAGCCGCTACGGTCGGCGATCTATGCCTTCAAGACCGATTTCGTGATCGCGAATTGGATCGCGCGACTCAAGCCCGGCGATCTGGTCGTGGCGCAGGCGGAGCTGAAGAGCGCCGGCTTCACCAATCCGACGATCCGCGATTTTGACGACAAGCCGCTCGACATCAAGGCGATCGACAAGCCGCTCGACGTCCTGATGGACCTCGAACCGCGCAGCGCGGATACGCTGGGCTTTCCGGGCCGCGCCTACGACCGGCATTCGGTGATCGGGCCGATGCTGGCGAAGGCGGCGGAGACCGGCAAGCCGGTGGCGTCGGACCCTATACCGCTGCTGCGGAAGAACGGGCCGATCGGCATCGTGCTGGCCTCCGCCATTCTGAAGGAAGGCAGCGCGGAGCCGGCCGGCTTCGTTACCTTTTCCTACGAACTGGCGCCGCTGATGCTGACCAACGACGACCGCTCGCTGTTTTCGGTGGTGCTGAAGGACCCCGATGACGCCAGCGACGAATATGTCGCCAACGACCAGGGCGTCATCACCTTGCGGGAGGTGAGGCAGGGCGATCCGTTGCCGTCGGTGGTCCGGACGGTGACGTTCGGCGGCCGCGACTGGTCGCTCGGCTACTACGCCAAGAACAACGCCGTACAGCGCGCGCAGCAGACGGCGATCATCGTGGCGGCCATCGGCTTCGCGCTCACCGGCATCGTCTGCGGCCTGTTCGGCTATGTCGCCTACAATAATCTGCGGCTCAGCCGCGAGATCCAGGTCCGCATCGGTTTCGAGCGGCGGTTGACCGCCGTCATCGACGAGCTCAACCACCGGGTCAAGAACATCCTCGCCGTGATCCAGTCGATCGTGACGCGCACGCTGCGCCACGGCTCCGACATGGATGTGTCGCGCGAGCTTCTGATCGGCCGCATCCATGCGATGTCGAACGTGGTGACGCTGCTCAGCGAAAGCCAGTGGCAGGGCGTCAAGCTCCGCGGGTTGTTCGAGTCGCGCGCGATCCCCCATGCCGACCGCATCGTGGTCAACGGTCCGGATATCGCCGTCAGCGCGCGCGCCGCGCAATCGCTCTCGCTGTTGTTCTTCGAACTGGCGTCGCATTCCGACGAGGGTCTGTCGCTGGTCGGCAAGCACCCGCACATCGTCGCCAACTGGGAAATCTCGGGCGAGGAGCCGGACACGGTCTTTCATTTCCGCTGGGAAGAGTTCAACACCAGCGCGGCGACCCGGCGCGAAGATTCGGATTTCGGCCTCATCCTGCTCGACCGCGTCGCGCCCGAAGCGCTCGGCGGCACCGCGAAGCGCTACTTCACCGACGTCAGCTACGTCTACGAACTCACCGCGCCGATGGTCACCGTCGTCGACATGACCGAGCGCGACCGCACCGAGCAGATTTCCGCACCGGTGCGGCCGGTGAGGTAG
- a CDS encoding urease accessory protein UreE, translating into MIRATQVLGQHRWTQSAADTVVLDFDDRHRRRMAMTGTRGLEFLLDLENAVALRGGDALVLEDGRLIEVVAAAEPLVEIRGADPLHLVRVAWHLGNRHLPTQIMPKGLRIRRDHVIEAMVKGLGARIIEIEAPFDPEGGAYAQAAHDHAAHDHGHHHHGGHDHHSDHDHHGDDHHHDHHHHHHDEHCDHDHHHHDHSHAHDHK; encoded by the coding sequence ATGATCCGCGCGACGCAAGTCCTCGGCCAGCACCGCTGGACGCAATCGGCAGCCGATACCGTCGTGCTCGATTTCGATGATCGTCATCGGCGGCGGATGGCGATGACGGGCACGCGTGGGCTGGAATTCCTGCTCGATCTGGAGAACGCCGTTGCGCTGCGCGGTGGCGACGCGCTGGTGCTGGAAGACGGAAGGCTGATCGAGGTGGTCGCGGCCGCCGAGCCGCTGGTCGAGATCAGGGGCGCCGATCCGCTGCATCTGGTCCGGGTCGCTTGGCATCTCGGCAACCGCCATCTGCCGACCCAGATCATGCCGAAAGGCCTGCGTATCCGCAGGGATCACGTCATCGAGGCGATGGTGAAAGGTCTGGGCGCGCGCATCATCGAGATCGAGGCGCCGTTCGATCCTGAGGGCGGGGCGTACGCGCAGGCGGCGCATGATCATGCCGCGCATGATCATGGCCATCATCATCACGGCGGTCACGATCATCACAGTGATCACGATCACCACGGTGATGACCATCATCATGACCACCACCACCATCACCACGACGAACATTGCGACCACGATCATCACCACCACGATCACTCCCATGCTCATGACCACAAGTGA
- a CDS encoding DMT family transporter, which yields MDAARRGKWIGFLCLGVTAFGWALNWPLMKLLLQQWPPLFARGLAGVAAALILFGIAKARGQPLEVPREAVPRLLFASFTNVFAWMGFSTVAMKFVPVGEGALIVYTMPIWATLLAWPLAGIRPKLVDIAALVFGVGGIAVLLGGDGFSFDSGRIIGIALLFSAAILFAIGNILNRVALPMPPLVVVAWQVGLGCLVMLVLGVAFEQPNYGALTAQGFACFIYMTLVPMGLCYLTWFETLHRLPPSSASTGMLLVPLIGVISAALILGEPLGLREVVAMVLTLGGVTLALRKA from the coding sequence ATGGATGCGGCGCGGCGCGGCAAATGGATCGGATTTCTCTGTCTTGGCGTCACGGCCTTCGGGTGGGCGCTGAACTGGCCGCTGATGAAGCTGCTGCTGCAACAGTGGCCGCCGCTGTTCGCCCGGGGGCTCGCTGGCGTCGCCGCCGCGCTCATTCTGTTTGGAATCGCGAAGGCGAGGGGGCAACCGCTTGAAGTCCCGCGCGAGGCGGTGCCGCGGCTGCTGTTCGCGTCTTTCACCAACGTCTTTGCCTGGATGGGATTTTCGACGGTGGCGATGAAGTTCGTACCCGTCGGCGAAGGCGCGCTGATCGTCTACACCATGCCGATCTGGGCTACGCTGCTGGCATGGCCACTGGCCGGCATCCGGCCGAAGCTGGTGGATATCGCAGCCCTTGTCTTCGGCGTCGGCGGCATCGCCGTGCTGCTGGGCGGCGATGGATTTTCCTTCGACAGCGGACGGATCATCGGGATCGCGTTGCTGTTTTCCGCGGCGATCCTGTTTGCGATCGGCAACATCCTCAACCGCGTGGCCTTGCCGATGCCGCCGCTGGTCGTGGTCGCCTGGCAGGTCGGTCTCGGCTGCCTTGTGATGCTGGTCCTCGGCGTTGCGTTCGAGCAGCCGAACTATGGCGCGCTCACAGCGCAGGGCTTCGCTTGCTTCATCTACATGACGCTGGTGCCGATGGGCCTCTGCTATCTCACCTGGTTCGAGACCCTGCACCGCCTGCCGCCGTCATCGGCCTCGACCGGCATGCTGCTGGTCCCCCTGATCGGCGTGATCTCGGCGGCCCTGATTCTGGGCGAGCCGCTCGGCCTGCGCGAAGTGGTGGCGATGGTGCTCACGCTCGGAGGGGTGACGCTTGCGCTGCGGAAGGCGTGA
- a CDS encoding urease subunit gamma gives MNLSPREKDKLLISMAAMVARRRLERGVKLNHPEAIAIISDFIVEGARDGRTVAELMQSGAQVITRAQCMDGIPEMIHDIQVEATFPDGTKLVTVHEPIR, from the coding sequence ATGAATCTCTCTCCCCGCGAAAAGGACAAGCTCTTGATCTCGATGGCGGCCATGGTGGCGCGCCGCAGGCTCGAGCGCGGCGTCAAGCTCAACCACCCCGAGGCGATCGCCATCATCTCCGACTTCATCGTCGAGGGCGCGCGCGACGGCCGCACGGTGGCCGAGTTGATGCAATCAGGCGCGCAGGTCATCACCCGCGCGCAGTGCATGGACGGCATCCCGGAGATGATCCATGACATCCAGGTCGAGGCGACGTTTCCGGATGGCACAAAACTCGTCACCGTCCATGAGCCGATCCGATGA
- the ureG gene encoding urease accessory protein UreG has translation MSNSHGPLRIGIGGPVGSGKTALMDLLCKSMRERYDIAAITNDIYTKWDAEFLVRSGSLTPDRIAGVETGGCPHTAIREDASMNLAAVADMRAKFPDLDLVLIESGGDNLAATFSPELADLTIYVIDVAAGDKIPSKGGPGITRSDLLVINKIDLAPHVGASLEKMETDAKRMRGERPFVMTNLKKSEGLDRIIGFIETKGGLRPAAKAKAG, from the coding sequence ATGTCTAATTCTCACGGCCCGCTCCGGATCGGCATCGGCGGTCCCGTCGGCTCCGGCAAGACCGCGCTGATGGACTTGCTCTGCAAGTCGATGCGCGAGCGCTACGACATCGCCGCGATCACCAACGACATCTACACCAAATGGGATGCGGAGTTTCTGGTGCGCTCGGGCTCGCTGACGCCCGATCGCATCGCCGGCGTCGAGACCGGCGGCTGCCCGCACACCGCGATCCGCGAGGACGCCTCGATGAATCTCGCCGCCGTTGCCGACATGCGCGCGAAATTTCCCGATCTCGACCTGGTGCTGATCGAATCCGGCGGCGACAATCTCGCCGCGACGTTTTCGCCTGAACTCGCCGATCTCACGATTTACGTGATCGACGTCGCCGCCGGCGACAAGATCCCCTCCAAGGGCGGGCCGGGCATCACCCGCTCGGACCTGCTCGTGATCAACAAGATCGACCTCGCGCCGCATGTCGGGGCGTCGCTCGAGAAGATGGAGACCGACGCCAAGCGGATGCGGGGTGAGCGGCCGTTCGTGATGACCAACCTGAAGAAGAGCGAGGGGCTCGATCGCATCATCGGCTTCATCGAAACCAAGGGCGGCCTGCGCCCGGCCGCCAAGGCCAAGGCCGGGTAG
- the ureC gene encoding urease subunit alpha gives MSVKIKRSVYADMFGPTTGDKVRLADTDLIIEVEKDFTTYGEEVKFGGGKVIRDGMGQSQVTNRQGAADTVITNALIVDHWGIVKADVAIKEGMIAAIGKAGNPDIQPGVTIIIGPGTDVIAGEGKILTAGGFDSHIHFICPQQIEHALMSGVTSMLGGGTGPSHGTFATTCTPGPWHMGRMIQSFDAFPVNLGISGKGNASRPAALVEMIKGGACALKLHEDWGTTPSAIDNCLSVADDYDIQVMLHSDTLNESGFVEDTVKAFKGRTIHAFHTEGAGGGHAPDIIKIAGLKNVLPSSTNPTRPFTRNTIDEHLDMLMVCHHLDPSIAEDLAFAESRIRKETIAAEDILHDLGALSMMSSDSQAMGRLGEVIIRTWQTADKMKKQRGSLPEDKGNDNDNFRVKRYISKYTINPSIAHGVSKLIGSVEKGKLADLVLWSPAFFGVKPDCIIKGGSIVAAPMGDPNASIPTPQPVHYRPMFAAYGKSLTASSVVFTSKAAITGGLARKLGIEKKLYPVKNTRGGISKKSMIHNGATPKIEVDAETYEVRADGELLTCAPAEVLPMAQRYFLF, from the coding sequence ATGAGCGTAAAAATCAAACGTTCCGTCTATGCCGACATGTTCGGGCCGACCACCGGCGACAAGGTGCGGCTCGCCGACACCGACCTCATCATCGAGGTTGAAAAAGATTTCACCACCTATGGCGAGGAGGTGAAGTTCGGCGGCGGCAAGGTGATCCGCGACGGCATGGGGCAGTCGCAGGTGACGAACAGGCAGGGCGCGGCCGATACCGTCATCACCAATGCGCTGATCGTCGATCACTGGGGCATCGTGAAGGCCGACGTCGCGATCAAGGAAGGCATGATCGCGGCGATCGGCAAGGCCGGCAATCCCGATATCCAGCCGGGTGTGACCATCATCATCGGCCCCGGGACCGACGTGATAGCGGGCGAAGGCAAGATCCTCACCGCCGGCGGTTTCGACAGCCACATCCATTTCATCTGCCCGCAGCAAATCGAGCACGCGCTGATGTCTGGCGTCACCTCGATGCTCGGCGGCGGCACCGGCCCCTCGCACGGCACCTTTGCGACCACCTGCACGCCCGGCCCCTGGCATATGGGAAGGATGATCCAATCGTTCGACGCCTTCCCGGTCAATCTCGGCATATCAGGCAAGGGCAACGCGTCGCGCCCCGCCGCGCTGGTCGAGATGATCAAGGGCGGCGCCTGCGCGCTGAAGCTGCACGAGGATTGGGGCACCACGCCATCGGCCATCGACAATTGTCTCAGCGTCGCCGACGATTACGACATCCAGGTGATGCTGCATTCCGACACATTGAACGAATCCGGCTTCGTCGAGGATACCGTAAAGGCCTTCAAAGGCCGCACCATCCACGCCTTCCACACCGAAGGCGCCGGCGGCGGCCACGCGCCCGATATCATTAAAATTGCCGGCCTGAAGAACGTGCTGCCGTCCTCGACCAACCCGACGCGTCCCTTCACGCGCAACACCATCGACGAGCATCTGGACATGCTGATGGTGTGCCACCACCTCGATCCCTCGATTGCCGAAGACCTGGCGTTTGCCGAAAGCCGTATCCGGAAAGAAACCATCGCGGCCGAAGACATTTTGCATGATCTCGGCGCGCTCTCGATGATGTCGTCGGACTCGCAGGCGATGGGCCGGCTCGGCGAAGTCATCATCCGTACCTGGCAGACCGCAGACAAGATGAAAAAACAAAGAGGCTCGCTTCCCGAGGATAAGGGCAACGACAACGATAATTTCCGCGTCAAGCGCTACATCTCGAAATACACCATCAACCCATCGATCGCGCATGGCGTGTCGAAGCTGATAGGGTCAGTAGAGAAAGGCAAGCTCGCCGACCTCGTGCTGTGGTCGCCGGCCTTCTTCGGCGTGAAGCCGGATTGCATCATTAAGGGCGGCTCGATCGTGGCGGCCCCCATGGGCGACCCGAACGCCTCGATCCCGACGCCGCAGCCGGTGCATTACCGGCCGATGTTCGCCGCCTACGGCAAATCGCTGACAGCGTCTTCGGTGGTGTTCACCTCGAAGGCTGCGATTACCGGCGGGTTGGCGCGCAAGCTCGGCATCGAAAAGAAGCTTTACCCAGTGAAAAACACCCGCGGCGGCATCTCCAAGAAGAGCATGATCCATAACGGCGCCACGCCGAAAATCGAGGTGGACGCCGAGACCTATGAGGTGCGCGCAGACGGCGAGCTTCTGACATGCGCGCCGGCCGAGGTCCTGCCCATGGCGCAGAGGTATTTCCTGTTCTAA
- a CDS encoding response regulator: protein MSRSQLVAEHLPLLRRYARALTGNQASGDAYVAAMLEALLQDGSLLDERHGPRAGLFKLFTQIWNSVSLNDNPDVATLALPPERRLSNITPLPRQAFLLLSLEGFSEEEVAFILNTDIAETRQLTDTAGREMAAEIATDVLIIEDETFIAMDLESLVKNLGHNVIGVARTHADAVALAKNKKPGLILADIQLADGSSGLDAVNELLRVFEVPVVFITAYPERFLTGERPEPAFLISKPFQPAMVSAVASQALFFQRNSRNRSPRAATG from the coding sequence ATGTCCCGATCACAGCTTGTTGCTGAACATCTGCCGCTGTTGCGGCGCTATGCCCGTGCGCTGACCGGAAACCAGGCCTCGGGCGATGCCTATGTGGCCGCCATGCTGGAGGCCCTGTTGCAGGACGGCTCGCTGCTGGACGAACGGCATGGCCCGCGCGCCGGGCTGTTCAAGCTGTTCACCCAGATCTGGAACTCGGTCTCGCTCAACGACAACCCTGATGTCGCGACGCTGGCGCTGCCGCCGGAGCGCAGGCTGTCGAACATCACGCCGCTGCCGCGGCAGGCGTTCCTGCTGCTCTCCCTCGAAGGCTTCTCCGAGGAGGAGGTGGCGTTCATTCTCAACACCGACATCGCCGAGACCCGGCAGTTGACGGATACCGCCGGCCGCGAGATGGCGGCGGAAATCGCCACCGATGTGCTGATCATCGAGGACGAGACCTTCATCGCGATGGACCTCGAGAGCCTCGTGAAGAACCTCGGCCACAACGTGATCGGCGTCGCCCGCACCCATGCCGATGCGGTGGCTCTTGCCAAGAACAAGAAGCCCGGCCTGATCCTCGCCGACATCCAGCTCGCCGACGGCTCGTCGGGCCTGGATGCGGTCAACGAGTTGCTGCGCGTGTTCGAGGTGCCGGTGGTGTTCATCACCGCTTACCCCGAACGCTTCCTGACCGGCGAGCGCCCCGAGCCGGCGTTCCTGATCTCGAAGCCGTTCCAGCCCGCGATGGTCTCCGCGGTCGCGAGCCAGGCGCTGTTCTTCCAGCGCAACTCGCGCAACCGCTCCCCGCGGGCCGCCACCGGCTAG